GGCTGCCATGCGTTCTCGTCGGGGCGTGCCTGCGGGCTGGCTTCGATTTCGGTCACCCTGCGATCATTGCCTAAGCCCGGCGATGCTGCCAGCAGTCCGCCGACATCGAACCCGCCGTTGGTGCGTGGTTCACCGCCCGGACAGATTCGCGGTGCGGACGGGGGCGCTAGCGATGTCCCACGGCTCGCGCGGTCGCCGGGCCCACCCCGAGTTTGCGGGCGGCCGCCAGATCGGCCGGTGTGTCCACGTCACAGCGCAGCCCGGGCCACGCACCGGTCAATTCGATCGCGCCCGAACGGCGGTGCCGCGCGGAAGAATCCGCACCGAACCGAGGCTCCAGCGGTGCACCGAACGCGCACAGTGCCGCCGTTCCCGTGCCCGCGCGGTCGGCGACGAAGCTTCGTGGGTATGCGCGGGCCGCGGCGATCGCCTCATCGAGCTCCTGCGTTTGCAGCGCTGGCAAATCACCTTGCAACACAACAAGATTAGATAGCGAAGCGACCTCCGAACCGGTCATTGCGCGTTCGGCGGCGGCGATCGCGCTGTTCAGCGGGTCAGGGTCGTCGGCCGGCGTGGGGTCGGCCAGTACCTCGGCGCCCAATTCTGCGGCTGCGGCGCCCGCGGCCTTGTCGGGCGTGATAACCAAGATCGAGTGCAGCGAACTCACCCGCGATGCCGCGGTCAGCGTATCCACTAGCATGCCCAGCACCACCGATTCCCGGGTTGGCGCCGAGAAAACCGGTGCGAGCCTGGTTTTGGCAGCCGCCAGGCGCTTGACAGCGATGATCACACCCACCTCGCCGTCGGTCCGTGCGCCGCTCATGAATCTCATCCTGCCAGCGCCGGACTCGGGGGTTTCGCCGAGCCGGGGAGAGCGTCGCGTGACGGCCGGCCCGTCGC
The nucleotide sequence above comes from Mycobacterium vicinigordonae. Encoded proteins:
- the cofC gene encoding 2-phospho-L-lactate guanylyltransferase; amino-acid sequence: MSGARTDGEVGVIIAVKRLAAAKTRLAPVFSAPTRESVVLGMLVDTLTAASRVSSLHSILVITPDKAAGAAAAELGAEVLADPTPADDPDPLNSAIAAAERAMTGSEVASLSNLVVLQGDLPALQTQELDEAIAAARAYPRSFVADRAGTGTAALCAFGAPLEPRFGADSSARHRRSGAIELTGAWPGLRCDVDTPADLAAARKLGVGPATARAVGHR